The DNA segment GGATCCAGCACGTCACGAAGCCTGTGGCGAACCCGATTCCGCAGTTCGGTGTCGGTGCCCCAGCGCCGGGACAGTTGCTGCTGTGAGAGGGGCAATTCGGTGGCAAGTTCTCGCTGAGAGACGTGATAGCGATTCCGTAGCTCCTCTAGCCGCTCCCACGTCGTTTCAGATTCGAGTTCGTCGTAGTGGGCAGTTGCCTCTACGTTCCGCTCCTCGAACGCCTGGAGAATCGAGTCGGACAGGCGGAGTGACGCGTTCGCGTCGTCGTTTTCGAAGTTACAATAGGTTGCATCGCTCGCTATCCCGCATTCGGACTGATGAAGTCGGAGTGCACCCCTTGCCTGTTCGAAAAGATGTCCACACTCCGGAAGGACGTCGATGATAGTTCGCGTGCCTGTCGTCCGGCCACAGGCAGCATCCAGTTTGGTACGTTTTCGATCCAACGTGAACCCGATGTGACGTTCGAACGCTGCGAGAGAGGCGTCCGACGTTATTGTGAGCGCGTACACGTCACGGCCGCCGTCACGTTGTCGGGTCTGAATTTGGCTGGAGATTCCGAACTCGAGAAGGAGCATCTTCGTACCGAGGAGGAGTTCGTAGCTCGACGAATAGATTCTCACGAATCGCTCGTCGACCGTCCCCTCGGAGTCGGCAAGGGCCCGGACGAACGCCGCTTTCGTCTCACGCGAAGCCCGCGTGACCGCCTCGGGAAGACGCTTTCCGTCGAAAATCTCGAGGTTCGCACCCAGTTCGAGTAACTCGTCGACGTAGCGTTTTCCGTGAAGACGAACCGTCTCGACGCCGTCGTCACGCCGTTCACTGGGGTGACGAACCGGTTCCGCGTCGAAGGCGTCGCGACAGGCGCGTTCGAAATCGGCGAGCAACTGCTCTTCTTTGTTGATAAAACGGACGCCACAGCTCCCCTCAGTCCGGTCGTAGTATATATTCCCGTCACCGGCAACGTAACCGAGAATCGCCCCGTGCGCGGGCGAAACACTGTCGTCGTGGTCGGACCGATCGTCGGTCGATGGCAGCGTGGAGACGGCCCCACCGTCGGCGAGCGGTGTCGGTAACTCCCTCGGAACGTACGTCCAGTCGCCTTCGGATAGTTCCTCGGCCGGAACTTCCGTTCGTTCACCCCGTTCGAGGACGAAGAACGGGTGATCCGCGGTCGTCGTGATCCGCTCGCCCGATTCGAGCTCGACCCTCCAGAGTTCGGCTGGGGCATCGTATTCGTGGACGGCGCGGACCGGACGTCGTACGAGCGATCCGTCCTCGGACATCGTCCAGACGTCGACGTCGACATCCCGGATCGTGCGGCCGTTTTCGAGTGTTTCGACTGAACCGTCTCCGATTGCTTCGTGGGCCAGTTCACGGATCGGTTCGATACCAGTGCCAGTGTGAACGAGCGTCTCTCCCGTCACGCATCGCATCTTATCGAGTTCGTCGACTGCCGCAATCCCCTTGTCCGCGAGGACGAGCGCGCCCGCCTCGAGCGACCACTGATCGCCGTCGCCGAAGTCGTCTCTCACCGCGGCTGCGGTATTGTGTGTCACGATTCCGTTCCCGATGAAGTTGTGCGTCTCGGGAACGGATAGATCGAAGACTTCCTTCGTGCCGGAATCGGTCGCGGCGACTACTTCGTCCCATCGGAGGTCCGCGTCGATCACGTCTCCGACGGTCCGCTGTACAGAACCGAGGTCGATATCTTCGAGCATCCGGCGAGCCCGGGCCCGACTTGGATTGTCGCCCCTGCGAACGTTATTGTAATATTCGCCGACGACGCCTCCATCGGCAGCGACGAGTGCAGGGCCGACCGGCATCGTTTCGCCACGTCGGTGTCCGTCTTCGACGATTCGTTCGAGTGCACGACGTTTCGCCGTGGATTCGAACCCTATCGCGGCGGCGTATCTATCGATATCCGCACCAAACATCTCGACGAAGTACTGGACGCTCTTCGATTCGATCGTGCGGCCATCGGTCAGTTCGTAGGTCCCTCGTCGGTCCCGCTCTCGGATCCGAGCGCGGATACCGTACGATTCTAGCATGTGCAGAATCTGGGTCGCAAGACGGTCGCTAATAGTCGATATGAGGACGCTCGACCCGCCAGCGTCTCGCTCGGATACCGATCCATCCGCGTCCATCAACCCGCGGAGGAACGCGTCGGCATGTTCCGCGGTCGTCAATTCGGGTGCGAGCGAGAGTTCACGCTTCGGCGTCACCATCCCGACGTTCGCAAACAGTCTGGCGATCGTCGCGCTGCAGACGCGAATACAGGGGACACGGTCGGCTTGCCGTTCGATCTCCGGTCGTTTATCGAACTTCTCGGCAAAGATGTCCGCAGCTCGCTCGAGAAGTGCTTCGTTCCCGTTCGAGATTCGGACCAGTCCGCGATTGGCGTTCCGCCGGTTGAGTGAAATGTCACCGTCGCCGAATACGAGCCCGAGGAGATACAACAGGTCCGAATCGAACCGCTCGGGGATCGTTATGGAATCCCCGTGTCGAATCATCAATCGGTCGAACTCGACGTCCTCGCGACTCGCATCGATCGCATCGAGCATCCGATCTAGCTTCTCGAGCGGGACGTGTCGGTTCTTCAGGTGAAGGTAGATGAAGTCCTCGGAGAGATCGAGCTCGGTGGCGGCATCGCGGAGCGACCCGAACTCGTCGGTGAGCGACGTTCTGAGGAACTCGATGGAGTCGTCCCCGAGTTTGATCTTCTCCGTGCTGAGTTCTAGGAAGTCACGTACCGACGGGTCCGACCGGTCGAGATCGTCGTATTTCGGAACTGCGACGTGATCTCCCGGTTGGACGTCGGAAATTTCGGTCCATTCCATACCCGCCTCACCACAGGTCAGCACGGGCGTGTTGACCGACGCTTCGAGTTCCTTTCCACAACGTGTCTTTATTCGGCGACACGGCTTTTCGGGCATTCGCCAGACGTGCGAAGAGGTCGTATCGGCCATCTCTCCCGTGTCTCGGTCGAACGTCTGCAGGCCGATGCCCCGCGCGACCGCAGTTTCTTCCGAAACCGGTTCGGGGAGAGACTCAGACACGATGTCCTCGATCCGACGGAATCCACTGTCGGTGTGGATCATCGTGTCACCGGTAACGCAGAGCCCTGCGCTCGAACTGCCTTTCCCGGAGGTGTAGACCGACCGGGGCGCGATATTCTGTATATATGACAACATCTGGCTTTTTCCCGTACCAGGGTCACCGATCAACAGCATGTGGAGGTCGCCGCGAATGCGCGAGCCGTCGGGGAGGTGCTTGGTCACACCCGAGAACAGCTGGAGGATCATCGAGAGCTTCTCCTGGTCGTAGCCGTAGATCGAGGGGGCGATGGAGTCGACCATCGTCTCGTAGATATCGTCGCGTTGGGAGAGGTCGACGATCTCCGCTTTGTCCGCCTCGGTGATGTCCATGTCCTCGAACTGTTCTTCGTCGATTTCGACGGACATCCCCTCCATGTAGAAGTCGAAGACGGGCGATTTGTCCTGGTCCGAGCCCTGCTGTTCGAGGCGCAGGACGCCCGCCGCAGAGACGTGGTCGCCGGGTGTCACCTTCCCGGTGATGTCGTCCTCGATGTGGACGTCGACGGACTGAGGCGTCTCGCCGCCGCGGAGGCCCTCTGGACTCTCCTGGATGCGCAGCTTCTGGGAGTCGACGAACTCGGACTGGTCGAAGTTGACCTGGAAGGGTCCCTGTCGCTCACAGCCCTGACACTCGTGGGGCTCCTGGAAGTCGCTCGTCGACTGTGGTATGCGCGTCAGGGTCCCACAGAGCTGGCACTCGAAGGCCGCTTCCTCGACTTTGGGGCGCACGTCCGTCGCCTTCCGAACGATGCCGTGGACCTCCACGAGGCGGTTCATGTGCTCGGCGCGAATCTCGCGGATCTCCGGCGTCTCCGCCTCCGGCAGGTTCCGGATGCGGACGTGTGCCCGACCCAGGCTCACGTCGATCGGTAGGTCGTACAGTCGCAGCGCCTCCTCGGCGTAGCGCTGGAGCTGTTCGGGCTGGGCCAGGTAGTCGTCCGCCAGATCCGGGTCGAACCGGTAGAGGGCGTCCCAGTCGACGAACAGCGAGCGCCGTTCGGTCGGGTAGCGCTGGGCGAGTTCCTTGATCTCGGTGTCGTAGTAACTGCGGAAGAAGTCCTCGAAGGCGTCGATGAGTTCCGCATTCCCCGCTTGCGCCATTGCACTGGCCTAGGGTCCCCATCCGGTATAAACCCGCGTGAATCGTGGCGGTACTAGAGCGCGAGACTGTCCCGTCGACGGACACAACGTCGAGAGAGCATATCGAGAGTGCGTGAGCGGGTTTGAGGTGTATGCGGATGTGAGATGTTCGTGGGTAAAACCTCGTCCACGCAGGGGACGGCTAGCACGGTGGGATCACGACTCCAGCGTAGCGGGACCTGGCAACAGGCTTAAATAGGCGCCCGTCGGGAGTTCCCACCCATGAACGAGAAGACGGAGGAACTGCGGGAGATCTTCACCGAGGTGACCGACGAAGAGACGGTTACCGAGTCCCAGGAGGCGGGGCGCGGGTCACTCGAACAGGACGAACGCGACATCGAGGACCGGCTCGAGGGCGTCATCGAACGAATGCGCGAGCGGTACGAGTTCGATACGTCACTGACGACAGCCGAGTTACAGACGGTCGCGCGTGCGTTTTACGAGGGGGCAGAGGACGACGAGATCGCCGACGACCTCGACGTCGAACCCGGCGAGGTCTTCGATGCGCGACTGGCACTCCACCTGACGCGGACCGACGAGGTCGACGAGGTCGACCTGGTCGCCCTCCGAGAACACGACGGCACACCGACGGAGATCGCCGCGGAGTTCGACTGCGACGTCGACGAAGTCACCCGCTACCGGGCCATCGCCGAGGCCAGAGCCGAATCGCGCGCGGCGAACGACCGCTACCGCGACGAGTTCGACAGTATCCTGGCCGACACGGAACTGTCGACGCGCATGGCCAGTGACGTGCGCGAGGACGGTCTCGAGGACGCGACCGAGGGCATGGAAACCGACGTCTCGTTCTAGTCTGGCGGTCCGGCAACCGGCCCCTCGCCGCGACGAACCATCCGTGTCCGGCACCGACGGTGACGGGGAGCGGGTCGAGGGTTTATACCGAAAGACGCGCCCAGCCGGGCCCATGTCCGACGTCACGTTCGGCGACCTCCGCTCGGCGGCGTACTGTCCACGCCAGTGTTACTACGACTGGGTCGAGGGCGACCGCGAACCGCCGCCACGTATCGAGCGGATCACGTCGCTCGCGTTCCGATACGAGGAGCTCCTCGCCGCGGACCGGCTCTCGCTCGCTGCGGAGCCGATCGAGGTCGACCCCGCGATCTACCAGCGTCGACTCGCCGATGCGAAGGCTCGTCACGAGCGGTGGGGCGACTGCTGCCAGCCGACCCGTCGACGCGCACTGGTCGACGGTCGCGAGTGTCGCGGTATCGTCGACAAAGTGTTCGAAGGGCCGCTTGAGCCCGCCGTCGTCGCCGCGGGATCGCCGCCCGAGCGGGGCGTCTGGGAGAGTCACTCGATCGTCGCCGTCGCCGCGGCGAAAGGGCTCGCCTGGGAGTGTGAAGCACCCGTCGAGACCGCTTACGTCGAGTACCCCGCCCACGGTGTGATCAGGCGGATCGACCTCACGACTCGGCGCAAGGCCGCCTATCGGCGCACGCTCCGGACCGTCCGCGAGATAGACGGCCCGCCGCCGCGGACCGACGATCGTTCGAAGTGCGACCACTGTGAGTACGCGCCGAAGTGCGGTGTCCGGACGCGAACCCTCCGGTCACTGCTCCGGCGACGGTAGCCGACCGACACCCCGAGGTCAGGGGACACCGACGCCGCGACCGGCGCTCAGTGCGTCGAGAGCCAGTGGTCGACGTCGGTCGCACGCGCTCCGCGTCGGTGAATCGTGTCCGTCGAGACGTCGACGACGGTGCTCTCGGCGCCGTCGGTCTCACCGCCGTCGACGACGACCGCGACCGCGTCGCGGATCGATTCGTCGAGGTCGGCGACTCGGCGAGCGTTCGGCCGGCCGCTCACGTTCGCGCTCGTCGCCGTGAGTGGCGTCCCGGCGCGTTCACACAGTCGCAACGCCAGTGGGTGGTCGGGAACACGAATCCCGACGCGCTCTCGGTCGGCCGTGAGGACGTCCGGAACCGACGGTTTCCGGCGGCAGAGGACCGTGACCGGACCGGGCAAGAACGTCGCCATGAACCGACGTTCGCGATCGGTCGCCGTGACGTACTCGAGCGCCGACGGAACCGAGGGGACGGCCATCGAGAGCGGATTCTCCCGGTCCCGCTCCTTGGCCTCGAACACGCGTTCGACCGCACCAGGGTCGAGCGCGTCCGCACCGAGACCGTAGACCGTCTCGGTCGGATAGACGACGAGCTCGCCGTCTCCGATCGCGTCGGCGGCGTCCCGAATTGCTGGCATATCCCTCACTCCGGCGATTCGCGGCAAAAAGGTAGCGCTCCGGGGTGCGCGGCGATCGACCGTCCCGGGGCTCTCCGGCTACCGGTCATCCAGGACGGCTTCGAGTTCGTCGTAGTCGGGGAAGTCGGGCCACTCCGTGGCGACCCACGCGTACTCGATGGTTCGGTCCCCGTCGAGGACGAAGATCGCGGGTCTCGGTTCGGCGACGCCGGTCATCCCGTCGAGATCGTGGACGACACCGTAGGATTCGGCGACCGCGTTCGACGGGTCACTGAAGACGCCGTAGGGGAGGTCGTGTTCGCGCAGGAACGGCGCGAGTTCGTAGGGACTGGAGATGGAGACGGCGAGGACCGTCGCGTCGGCGAGCGCGGTCAGGGTACCGGAGTCGGCGGCGGATTCGGTTCGGGTGGCCCCGTCGTCGATGGCGGTGGATTCGCCGACGCCGATTCCTCGGTCCCAGAGTTCGGTCAGGGTGTACTCCGCCAGGAACGCGCCGGCCATCGTGGTGAAGACGAGGACGGTCGGCGAGCCGGCGGCGTCGGCGAACGATCGGTCTTCCCAGCCCTCGTCGGTGACCAGCGGGCGGGTGAAGTCGGATGCCGTCTCCCCGACGGAGACGTGGTCGGTCGGGCCGAGGTCGACGACGTCGAAGTCGACCATCAGGTCTCACCCTCGCCGTAGGTGCGTTCCAGGTACGAGACGATGTTCGCGCTTTCCGCCATCGTGACGCCCGTCTCGTCGTCGACGACGACCGGGACCGTCCGGACGCCGGCGACGCGTTTGACCGCGTTCCGTCGGGAGTGAAGCGGTTCGACGAACCGGGAGTGGTACTCGAGATCGAGTTCGTCGAGGACGCGTACGACGCGTTCGCAGTAGGGACAGCCCTGCAGGCGATAGAGCGTGATCGGTGCGGCGTCGTCCGTGGTCATGGGATCGACTAGGTGGGTCACGGCCGAAAACGGTTGGCTTCCGGCACGGCTCGCCGGCTCGGTGCGGCTGCGGTCCTGGAGTATGTCCCGTGCCGAGCGTGGTGGCGGACCCCACGTCAGCGATAGACACTCCGAATTGGGGAATCGGACGCGTACACGGTCGATTCGAGTGTAAACGGTTGGTTTCCCACATGACAAACGTTAATCGGGGCGAGTGCAAACTCCAGACAGCCAATGGTGCTTCGATCGCTTTCAGGGGTGGT comes from the Halovivax cerinus genome and includes:
- a CDS encoding LAGLIDADG family homing endonuclease, which produces MAQAGNAELIDAFEDFFRSYYDTEIKELAQRYPTERRSLFVDWDALYRFDPDLADDYLAQPEQLQRYAEEALRLYDLPIDVSLGRAHVRIRNLPEAETPEIREIRAEHMNRLVEVHGIVRKATDVRPKVEEAAFECQLCGTLTRIPQSTSDFQEPHECQGCERQGPFQVNFDQSEFVDSQKLRIQESPEGLRGGETPQSVDVHIEDDITGKVTPGDHVSAAGVLRLEQQGSDQDKSPVFDFYMEGMSVEIDEEQFEDMDITEADKAEIVDLSQRDDIYETMVDSIAPSIYGYDQEKLSMILQLFSGVTKHLPDGSRIRGDLHMLLIGDPGTGKSQMLSYIQNIAPRSVYTSGKGSSSAGLCVTGDTMIHTDSGFRRIEDIVSESLPEPVSEETAVARGIGLQTFDRDTGEMADTTSSHVWRMPEKPCRRIKTRCGKELEASVNTPVLTCGEAGMEWTEISDVQPGDHVAVPKYDDLDRSDPSVRDFLELSTEKIKLGDDSIEFLRTSLTDEFGSLRDAATELDLSEDFIYLHLKNRHVPLEKLDRMLDAIDASREDVEFDRLMIRHGDSITIPERFDSDLLYLLGLVFGDGDISLNRRNANRGLVRISNGNEALLERAADIFAEKFDKRPEIERQADRVPCIRVCSATIARLFANVGMVTPKRELSLAPELTTAEHADAFLRGLMDADGSVSERDAGGSSVLISTISDRLATQILHMLESYGIRARIRERDRRGTYELTDGRTIESKSVQYFVEMFGADIDRYAAAIGFESTAKRRALERIVEDGHRRGETMPVGPALVAADGGVVGEYYNNVRRGDNPSRARARRMLEDIDLGSVQRTVGDVIDADLRWDEVVAATDSGTKEVFDLSVPETHNFIGNGIVTHNTAAAVRDDFGDGDQWSLEAGALVLADKGIAAVDELDKMRCVTGETLVHTGTGIEPIRELAHEAIGDGSVETLENGRTIRDVDVDVWTMSEDGSLVRRPVRAVHEYDAPAELWRVELESGERITTTADHPFFVLERGERTEVPAEELSEGDWTYVPRELPTPLADGGAVSTLPSTDDRSDHDDSVSPAHGAILGYVAGDGNIYYDRTEGSCGVRFINKEEQLLADFERACRDAFDAEPVRHPSERRDDGVETVRLHGKRYVDELLELGANLEIFDGKRLPEAVTRASRETKAAFVRALADSEGTVDERFVRIYSSSYELLLGTKMLLLEFGISSQIQTRQRDGGRDVYALTITSDASLAAFERHIGFTLDRKRTKLDAACGRTTGTRTIIDVLPECGHLFEQARGALRLHQSECGIASDATYCNFENDDANASLRLSDSILQAFEERNVEATAHYDELESETTWERLEELRNRYHVSQRELATELPLSQQQLSRRWGTDTELRNRVRHRLRDVLDPVRAVDLSPLQQLIEADVKWRRIDSVQQIDSRDHRDTMIDVCKSRLADLVDVRETAEAVSRARSLVNEPIEATDWTSLRSELERYNISFQAVAREVGVDGSTVSRWFSGAVDVNNFEEVKRTCVRLIDEKRRNIDELLAELDRRDRPRVYDLTVEGTHNFVANGIVVHNSEDRSAMHEALEQQKISISKAGINATLKSRCSLLGAANPKYGRFDQYEPIGEQIDLEPALISRFDLIFTVTDQPDEEKDANLAEHILRTNYAGELTTQQAEMTSPDVSTEEIDEMTASVDPAIDADLLRKYVAYAKQNCHPRMTEEAREAIQQFYVDLRSKGVDEDAPVPVTARQLEALVRLAEASARIRLSDTVSRDDAERIIEITRACLQDIGVDPETGEFDADIVEAGTSKSQRDRIKNIKALIADVEEEYDDGAPIDVVVERAGEIGMDESKAEHEIEKLKQKGEVYEPKTDHLRTT
- a CDS encoding conditioned medium-induced protein 4, which gives rise to MNEKTEELREIFTEVTDEETVTESQEAGRGSLEQDERDIEDRLEGVIERMRERYEFDTSLTTAELQTVARAFYEGAEDDEIADDLDVEPGEVFDARLALHLTRTDEVDEVDLVALREHDGTPTEIAAEFDCDVDEVTRYRAIAEARAESRAANDRYRDEFDSILADTELSTRMASDVREDGLEDATEGMETDVSF
- a CDS encoding CRISPR-associated protein Cas4, giving the protein MSDVTFGDLRSAAYCPRQCYYDWVEGDREPPPRIERITSLAFRYEELLAADRLSLAAEPIEVDPAIYQRRLADAKARHERWGDCCQPTRRRALVDGRECRGIVDKVFEGPLEPAVVAAGSPPERGVWESHSIVAVAAAKGLAWECEAPVETAYVEYPAHGVIRRIDLTTRRKAAYRRTLRTVREIDGPPPRTDDRSKCDHCEYAPKCGVRTRTLRSLLRRR
- a CDS encoding L-threonylcarbamoyladenylate synthase, whose protein sequence is MPAIRDAADAIGDGELVVYPTETVYGLGADALDPGAVERVFEAKERDRENPLSMAVPSVPSALEYVTATDRERRFMATFLPGPVTVLCRRKPSVPDVLTADRERVGIRVPDHPLALRLCERAGTPLTATSANVSGRPNARRVADLDESIRDAVAVVVDGGETDGAESTVVDVSTDTIHRRGARATDVDHWLSTH
- a CDS encoding redoxin domain-containing protein, with amino-acid sequence MVDFDVVDLGPTDHVSVGETASDFTRPLVTDEGWEDRSFADAAGSPTVLVFTTMAGAFLAEYTLTELWDRGIGVGESTAIDDGATRTESAADSGTLTALADATVLAVSISSPYELAPFLREHDLPYGVFSDPSNAVAESYGVVHDLDGMTGVAEPRPAIFVLDGDRTIEYAWVATEWPDFPDYDELEAVLDDR
- a CDS encoding glutaredoxin family protein, translating into MTTDDAAPITLYRLQGCPYCERVVRVLDELDLEYHSRFVEPLHSRRNAVKRVAGVRTVPVVVDDETGVTMAESANIVSYLERTYGEGET